A stretch of Gossypium hirsutum isolate 1008001.06 chromosome A06, Gossypium_hirsutum_v2.1, whole genome shotgun sequence DNA encodes these proteins:
- the LOC121230473 gene encoding rRNA-processing protein EFG1-like, which yields MGLDRQKYYEDLKRREIEFSASDRVFLKVSQWKKLELPPELQHIHDVFHVSMLRRYRSDPSYIISIKEIEVRPKLSFEEKLVYILDRENHGAKETTWSRRTQFVNSILICSNQSSTEKQDEDEDKARGEDGNEDNAGGEDGDEDNDNDDDEDDGDNEDDDDETEPQP from the exons ATGGGTTTGGATAGGCAGAAATATTATGAAGATCTGAAGCGGAGGGAAATTGAGTTCAGTGCTAGTGATCGGGTTTTCTTGAAAGTATCTCAGTGGAAAAAG CTTGAGTTGCCTCCCGAGCTGCAACacattcatgatgtgttccatgtatcaatGTTGAGGCGGTACCGATCAGACCCTTCTTACATAATCTCGAttaaggagattgaggttagaccgaAGTTGTCTTTTGAGGAGAAGCTTGTGTATATTTTGGATAGAGAG AACCATGGCGCCAAGGAAACCACTTGGAGTCGGAGGACTCAATTCGTCaatagtatcctcatctgttcgaATCAG TCTAGCACGGAAAAACAAGATGAGGATGAAGATAAAGCTAGAGGTGAAGATGGAAATGAAGATAATGCTGGAGGTGAAGATGGAGATGAAGATAATGATAATGATGACGATGAAGATGATGGGGACAATGAAGATGACGATGATGAGACAGAACCCCAACCATAA